TTCGGCCCTGCATAAATCCGTGCGCGGATCCGATCCCGATGCGGCGCTCTATTATCTCGCGCGCATGTTCGATGCCGGCGAAGACCCGCTCTATATCGCGCGGCGCGTCGTGCGGATGGCGGTGGAGGATATCGGGCTCGCCGATCCGCAGGCGCTGGTGATCTGCAATGCCGCCAAGGATGCTTACGATTTCCTCGGCTCTCCCGAAGGCGAGCTCGCCATCGCACAGGCGGTGATCTATGTCGCCACCGCGCCCAAATCGAATGCCGGCTATACGGCCTATGGCGCGGCGATGCGCACCGCCAAGGAGCACGGCTCGCTGCTGCCGCCCAAGCACATCCTCAATGCGCCGACGCGCTTGATGAAGGATGAGGGCTATGGCCGCGGCTATGCCTATGACCACGACACGCAGGAAGCGTTTTCTGGCCAGAATTATTTCCCCGACGCCTTGCCGCGCCAGACATTCTACGATCCGCCCGAGCGCGGCTTCGAACGCGAGATCCGCAAGCGGCTGGATTACTGGGCCAAGCTGCGCAAAGAGCGCAATTCGTCGTAGCGTGCCAGCGCTTTCCGGAAGAGCGGGCCTTGCGTCCATCGCTTCGGCAAGGCGGCTCACGAAACAGTGACACATCGGAGGATCGGCGCAGGCTAGACGACGTGTCTTTACCGGTTGGACTGCGGCGGGCGGCAGCCCGGCGCTGACGACGCCCGGTGAAGATCGGCTGGACTTGGGGGGTAACGCAGAAATTGGACGAATCCATTTCGAGAACCACGATGGCCCTGATCGGGCCGGGGATCCTCAGCGTCTTCGGGCTTGCCTTCCTGTGGGCCTGGATCATCGAAAAGAAGCGTCACTACCTGCTTCTCCTTGCGGCCGCCCCGGTCCTGTTCGCCTTGGGCGTGATCGTCCAGGTGTTTTCCTGGCCCCCCGGCGTCGGTCCGAATGCGTTGCTGTCCGGCCTTTTCTACACACTAGCGGTGCTGCTTACGGCGGAGGCGATTGTCCGCAGGTCCGGCAAGCGGTTCGGTCTTCCGCTTGATCTCGTCTTCCTCACGGCCATCATGGGTGGCCTGTGGTATTTTGCCTATATCGCGCCGAACGTGCTCGTGCGCGTCTATATCCAGAACTTCGGATACGGGCTCATCTTCCTCGTCGCCGCTCTGTTCTTGACGCATCTGATGCGCGGCAGGCGTGTCGATCGCGTGCTGTTTTGGGTGCTGCTTGCCTTCAGCGTTCACTTTTTCGTCCGTACGGTGCTGACAATCGGCTTCAGCGCGCCAGTCGGCGTCAAAGCGTTTGGTGCATCGCTGTTCTGGCATGCGCTGCATTTGTCACTGGCGGTGCTGGGCGCAGGCCTTGCGCTGACTGTGCTTGCGGCGGCGCTGTCCGACGTGATCGACGACTTGCGCCGGGAGGGCGAGGTCGATGGGTTGACCGGTGTGCTCAACCGTCGCGCTTTCGAAAACCGTGCTTCATCTCTGATGGCTAAGGCGGAATATACACCCTGTAGCCTGGTGGCCTGCGATCTCGATCGCTTCAAAGAGATTAACGATCGTTACGGACATGCGGCCGGCGACGAGGTTTTAAGGGTTTTTGGTGATTTCCTCAGGGTGGCCATTCGTGCATCCGACCTTGCGGGACGGATTGGCGGCGAGGAGTTTGCCATTCTGCTGCCGGGCTCAACCCGGGATGACGCGTATCGGCTTGCGGAGCGCCTGCGCGTTGATTGGTCGGAGGTCGAATTTGCATGTCTTCCCGCCGGCAAACGCGTGACGTCGAGTTTCGGTATTGCCGAGGTGAGGCCAGGCGATGACCTTTTCGAACTGCTCGAGCGTGCTGACACGCAGCTGTATCAAGCCAAGGCGACGGGACGAAACCGCACGGTCTTCGACGATGCCGCCTTGTACCGGATGGCAGAACCGCTCGATCGTGAGCGCGTCGCTATTTCAAGCTCTTGATGAATTCGAGGATCGGCCCCGTTAGCGCCGTATCGTCCGTACCAATCGAATAGCCGAGCGACAGGTGGCTGTGCTGATCGAGGAGCAGCGTGCGTGGCTTGCCGCCCGGCGCATTCGCCATTGCGGCAGCCAGCTTTTCGAATTGCGAGACGAAAGGTCCCGGATCGCGTTCGGCATAAACGAGCATGGAAGGAATGCCCAGTTTGTCGAGGCCGTTGATCGGCGAGCGCTCGGCATAGAGCGAAGCATCGTCGCCGATATAGGAGCGGTAATTGTCGGTCAGCGGGAAGGTCGTCATGTCGTAGATGCCGGAGGTCAGGATCAGCCCGGTGAGGCTGATGCCCCTCGGACCGTGGAACTGCGGCATGGCCGCGTAGGTGCCGGCATGGGTAGCTCCGGCCGAATGTCCGAACAGGATGATTTTCGACGGATCGCCGCCAAAGGTCGCAATATTGTCGATCACCCAACGCACGGCGGCGCCAACATCTTGCGCGCCCGCCGGCCACGGGCCTTCGGGCGCCAGCCGATAGGTGATGTTGACGCCGACCAAGCCGTTGCGTGCGGCCCAGAGCGGGACATTGTCGTAATAGGGCGTGCCGGGCGTATGCTTGTTGCCGCCGGTAAAGCCGCCGCCATGAACGAAAACCAGCACCGGCCGGGTGCCGGTCGCACCTTGCGCGGTGAAGACATCGAGGATGTTGCGCTCTGCCGGTCCGTATTGGATGTTGCGGACGACGGTCACACCCGGATAGGGCTCCTTGTCGTGCATGGCGGCATAGATCGCGCCGGTCTTGGCGGGATCGATGACGCGGCCGATGGCGGCGATCTGTGCGGCGATGTCTGGGGACATGGGACGTGACCTTGGGCTTGTTTTTATGAGCCGCAGGCGACAGCGCAGGGCGCCGGAACCGCCGCAGCAGGCGAAGAGCGCTTCATAGGCATCGAAGTTTCGCTTTCGGCAAGCCATTTTGTGCTAAGGCGCCGCCATGACATCGCGCCGGAACCGCCCGCCCTCGAAACAGCATCGCCGCCCGGAAGGGGGACGGCCGCATAAGCCATCGCGCCCGCTCAAAGGGCGGTCGGAACCGCGTGACGTGCGGACCGAAGAGCGCGGCCGCCAAGACGACCGTAAACTTTCCGACCGTAAACCTTCCGGCCGGACATTCTCCGAACGAAGCGAGGCGACATTTCGGGAGCGTAAGTTTTCCGATCGCAAGTTTTCGGAACGCCGACCGGAGCGCAGGCCTGCAGACGACAGGTCTTCAGAGTATCAGTCGTCTGAACGGAAGCCGTCCGGGCACA
The genomic region above belongs to Pseudorhodoplanes sinuspersici and contains:
- a CDS encoding GGDEF domain-containing protein; translated protein: MALIGPGILSVFGLAFLWAWIIEKKRHYLLLLAAAPVLFALGVIVQVFSWPPGVGPNALLSGLFYTLAVLLTAEAIVRRSGKRFGLPLDLVFLTAIMGGLWYFAYIAPNVLVRVYIQNFGYGLIFLVAALFLTHLMRGRRVDRVLFWVLLAFSVHFFVRTVLTIGFSAPVGVKAFGASLFWHALHLSLAVLGAGLALTVLAAALSDVIDDLRREGEVDGLTGVLNRRAFENRASSLMAKAEYTPCSLVACDLDRFKEINDRYGHAAGDEVLRVFGDFLRVAIRASDLAGRIGGEEFAILLPGSTRDDAYRLAERLRVDWSEVEFACLPAGKRVTSSFGIAEVRPGDDLFELLERADTQLYQAKATGRNRTVFDDAALYRMAEPLDRERVAISSS
- a CDS encoding alpha/beta hydrolase, with translation MSPDIAAQIAAIGRVIDPAKTGAIYAAMHDKEPYPGVTVVRNIQYGPAERNILDVFTAQGATGTRPVLVFVHGGGFTGGNKHTPGTPYYDNVPLWAARNGLVGVNITYRLAPEGPWPAGAQDVGAAVRWVIDNIATFGGDPSKIILFGHSAGATHAGTYAAMPQFHGPRGISLTGLILTSGIYDMTTFPLTDNYRSYIGDDASLYAERSPINGLDKLGIPSMLVYAERDPGPFVSQFEKLAAAMANAPGGKPRTLLLDQHSHLSLGYSIGTDDTALTGPILEFIKSLK